A window of Deltaproteobacteria bacterium contains these coding sequences:
- a CDS encoding fibronectin type III-like domain-contianing protein gives MSELAQRAAAVVEAWFPGQAGAAAIVDVLFGDLNPGGKTTLTFSQGAGTQPVFYNHKFLASGIPRLPESEPVFAFGHGLSYTTFEYSDLSISAAKVPVDGEATISCTVRNTGDRAGDEVAQLYLQDLTASVTRPVKELKGFVRLSLQPGEAKQVSFYVPADLLSFTGIDYKRIVEPGAIKVMVGSSSADIRLKGEFNLTGPVREVGEDRALMSRVAVERLRSY, from the coding sequence ATGTCAGAACTTGCGCAGCGTGCAGCGGCTGTTGTGGAAGCCTGGTTTCCCGGCCAGGCCGGAGCCGCGGCCATCGTGGACGTCTTATTTGGCGACCTCAACCCCGGCGGTAAAACGACGCTGACGTTCAGCCAGGGCGCGGGAACCCAGCCTGTATTTTACAACCATAAATTCCTGGCAAGCGGGATACCGAGGCTGCCTGAATCGGAGCCGGTTTTTGCCTTTGGGCATGGTTTGAGTTATACCACTTTTGAATATTCAGACCTGTCAATTTCAGCGGCCAAGGTGCCGGTGGACGGCGAGGCGACCATCAGCTGTACGGTGCGAAACACAGGAGACCGCGCCGGTGATGAGGTGGCGCAGCTGTACCTGCAAGACCTTACAGCCAGTGTCACCCGGCCGGTAAAAGAACTGAAGGGCTTTGTGCGGCTCAGCCTCCAGCCTGGCGAGGCCAAACAGGTTTCATTTTACGTGCCGGCTGATCTGCTGTCCTTCACCGGCATTGATTATAAAAGAATCGTCGAACCTGGCGCCATCAAAGTCATGGTCGGATCTTCCAGCGCGGATATTCGACTGAAGGGCGAGTTTAATCTGACCGGCCCGGTTCGTGAGGTGGGCGAAGATCGCGCTTTGATGAGCCGGGTGGCGGTAGAGCGGCTTAGGAGCTATTAA